In one window of Solanum pennellii chromosome 2, SPENNV200 DNA:
- the LOC107009855 gene encoding uncharacterized protein LOC107009855, with protein MDNIIGEDNEFTVSGAGVTAYLDLLEKSCSCREYDLIKIPCAQAMAALRLKHDNEYGMSIYDYSFPLYKVELYLLAILDSINVVPLESECCVPEELLNVKTLPPLVNTKCVRKRVKGVGENFMRKRRNKCSICKRTGHKRTTCVNNNKS; from the coding sequence ATGGATAACATAATCGGGGAGGATAATGAATTTACCGTGTCCGGTGCAGGTGTTACCGCCTATTTGGACCTACTGGAAAAGTCATGTTCTTGTAGGGAATATGACTTGATCAAGATACCTTGTGCTCAAGCGATGGCCGCTTTACGATTGAAGCATGACAACGAGTATGGTATGAGCATTTATGACTACTCTTTTcctttgtataaagttgaattgtACCTCCTTGCAATCTTAGATTCTATTAATGTTGTCCCTCTCGAGTCAGAATGCTGTGTTCCAGAAGAGTTGCTTAATGTGAAGACTCTTCCGCCGCTTGTCAATACCAAGTGTGTAAGAAAACGTGTCAAAGGTGTCGGTGAGAATTTCATGAGAAAGAGAAGGAACAAATGTTCAATTTGTAAGAGAACCGGACACAAGAGAACTACATGTGTGAACAACAACAAATCTTAA